actgtctataccttttaggattttgaatgtttgaatcagatcgccgcgtagtcttctttgttcaagactgaatagattcaattcttttagcctgtctgcatacgacatgccttttaaacctgtgataattctggttgctcttctttgcactctttctaaagcagcagtatcctttttgtaacgaggtgaccagaactgaacacaatattctaggtgaggtcttactaatgcattgtagagttttaacattacttcccttgatttaaattcaacacttctcacaatatatccaagcatcttgttagcctttttttatagcttccccacattgtctagatgaagacatttctgagtcaacataaactcctaggtctttttcatagttcccttcttcaatttcactatctcccatatgatatttataatgcacaattttttgcctgcatgcaatactttacacttttctctattaaatgtcatttgccatgtgtctgcccaattctgaatgctgtctagatcattttgaatgacctttgctgcttcaacagtgtttgccactcctcctatttttgtgtcgtctgcaaatttaacgagtttgcttactataccagaatctaaatcattaatgtagattaggaatagcagatgacctaatactgatccctgtggtacaccactggttacctcactccattttgaggtttctcctctaatcagtactttctgttttctacctgttaaccactccctaatccatgtgcatgcatttccttgaatccctactgcgttcagtttgagaattaatcttttatgcaggactttgtcaaaagctttctggaaatctaaatagaccatgtcgtatgctttgcagttatccattttcaatgttgcatcctcaaaaaagtcaagtaggttagttagacatgatctccctttcctaaaaccatgctggctgtctcccaggatattgttaccatataggtaattttccatgttattatagtttccataagtttacatataatagaagtcaggcttactggtctgtagttaaatggtaaataaacagttagggcagatatgtgacagGCGATtacacaacggattactgtatttgcCCACTGTATGACCCAGCGCTAACCACCCCAACCTTCAAGATGAAGAAAGGGTCTGTGAGTAGCTGTAATGCTCAAACAGCTTTTGGCAATGTCAATAAGTAAAAAAGGGTtataaaaatcctgttttactTAATACATTGTTTCTAATACCATTAGTAGCAGCTGGTTCATACTGTATAGCATGTCTTTGACCTTGGCGTGCTTGGTGTCACAGAGACATTTACTGCCTAGAAGCAAGCACTTCTCACCTCACCTACCTAAAAGCCATCTTATTTGAGAGCAGTTTACTGTACAGCATATTTTTCACTTTGTCACCAAATAAAAAGTTTACACAAAAAAGTCTTTCAGGATCAGTTAAAGTTCCTATTTACAGATTTTACTTAAATAATATCTCTATTGCAATTCTTAAGTAATAGTGTTATACAGTAAGTCGAAAATGTCATTGGTTTTATTAGTATTTCTAAAAGTACTGCTGTTCCTTGAACATTTAAATATCGATTTTACACAAACCTCATCAAAAAGGAATTCAGGCTGGCCACAATGCTGTTAATGCTTTAGGAATATATGTGGGCTAATATATGTGGGCACTTCTGCCCCACCTCATTTTTACCTCTACAGTATCTTGCCACTTGCGTGTTCTTGCTTACCAGCAGTACtaatgaaatgtaattaaattttGGTTTCTTACAGATAGTACCACTATGGATTGCACCTAATTTATTAACATTTACTGGATTTTTGATGATTTTATTAAACTACTTCCTGCTGTCCTATTATGATTGGAACTTCACTGCATCAGGTATTGTGCTTTTTATTTGATGGTGAGTCTGTGATATGTTTTAGTTTTTAACTCAGTTTAACAAGTAAGTCGTGACATTTTCCCAggatgtaaactggcccaatgaccagagttcccttaattgaacaagttatttgcttaattgatcaataacttccatgtgttcccagtctttagaaattagcgatttagggtgacctacaaaacttactggataggggctctccaggactgtgtttgggcagcactgcccTAAGGGATGCATATCCATGCTAACAGGGATATAGGAATGGTTTCTGTACGCATGCCCAACAAAGACACATACTAGTACTTTTAGTAACTTTTAAACACGCAATTGTGCCGAATTTAGAAATACGAAAAGAAactcaaattcaatgacaaacatttagactaaAAGACCTAGTCGAGGCGTTTGCCATTGATcttgagtttcttttagcatttctaaaaggTATATACCTACATACATTGTCTATATATGTGGAGAACTGCTTACCCAGTATCAGAGTATCAGAGTCTGTGGACATGAGGAAGTGCCTGTCCATCTGTGTGTACGTTTGTACGTACATCACTAGTGTAGTTATCCAAATGAACCCGGGTAACGACATTGGTGTTGAACTTGTTGTAGTATCAATATCAGGGAATATAGGGAGGCCACAGTCTGACTATTCATCATCTATATCGATCTACTGTATTTTGTACTAATCTTGTATTAAGGCATTGTGAGGATTGCTAAAAAGGGCTTTGCTGTGTTTGCCTTGTACTCTTGAAGCATTGATTGTCAGTTGATTAAAGAATATTTAAAGTTATGAAGTGCGTGATGGATTGAATGAAAAGAAACCCTTCCATCACTAAGAATGATCTAGAGTGGTCTGCAATGGTGGAAGGATTAATGGAAAATGACAAGTATGATTATTTTTGGGGTTCTCTGTAGATCTTCAATAATGTATCATCCCATCACATCTAAAGTGGCTTTCAATCCTCCCTTTAAATTCAATTCCCTTGCCCTGTCTTCCAGTcccatacagtacagtaagtgcTAGATTGGAAACTCTTTTCCTAATGCGTGCTTGTTAGACACTGGGTGCTTAGCTGGTACTGCAtactgtttgaatatttattttaatgttatttgttatcctattaaagatatatatatatttatcttgaCCGTATCAATGACAAAAAAATTCTatctgcttgttttatttttcagctcCTGGGGGTAGTCATGCTCCAAACTGGGTGTGGGGTTTGTCTGGGTTTGCTACCTTTTCTGCCTATGCTCTAGGTAAGGACATACAGTATGCAATGCTGTGGTTAAAACACTACTGAACTCATCATGTCTTAGAGAATAGCCATTACCTAACTGTCTGTTTTCCTGCAATATCTTTATTTAACATAGAGGTAttcgctatttatttatttttcagtatttttaacTATTATCAACTTGACAATGCAGCCAAACATATTTCCACATGGAGTGttctcaagcattttgaaaaagGTCTTCAGCTGAACTGTTGTCATATCTAGACAGTAAAATGAATACCAGCAGCAACTTGACTGGAAGTGGGAGCGTTTACATGggtactgtgtgttttgtgtactgGAAAAGTGACATTCAGCTGCAGTTCTTTCCTCGTTACTCTCAGTGCCTGATGATATTTATGGAATCTTTTAAAACTGCCTGTTTAGTGTAGTGTCTTGAGAGACTCAGTCAGAATGTGTTCACCTTACAGATTCTATCGATGGAAAGCACGCCAGAAGGACACAGTCCAGCAGCCCTCTTGGAGAGTTGTTTGACCATGGGCTGGACAGCTGGGCGACGTCCCTCTTCACACTCTCCCTGTTCTCAGTTTTTGGACTCGCGGCAGAGCGGGAGGTGACTGCCTACACCCTGTACTCTATACTGTGCGTCATTCTGCTCACATTCCTGCTTTCACACTGGGAAAAATACAACACTGGAGTCCTCTACCTGCCCTGGGGATACGATATCAGTCAAATAGTAAGTGAAACCAATCTGCATCCACATATAAAATCTTAATCCAGTTTATAAGTAGTGTACATATATGTGGCTAAAATATAACCTGTACAGATATTGTAACTTATAGATGCAGTGATGGTTACCATGACAATAGTTAAAAGTGAGCATGTGTATGGCCAGCAGATGGCACTCTCTCCAGATTGTTCTAGATCAATGGGATTTCAGATATACTGTAGGTGGGGTTTTATTTAGCTTCTGTGTGGGGATATGTAATATTGGAACAGCATTCTACTAATTTCGAcagcatttaattacattttttttacatgattgGCAAATGTTACCTACAGCAAATATTTATTGTGCATTACAATGAATGCCCTGTATAATTATGTCTGTTTTTCTATAAGGATGAGCAAACATAGTTGAAAAATGCTAGATCAACTGGAACCACTGTGTTAGCTACCCCTTATAATTTGGAAAATGTGATAGTTGCAATTAATCCCACAAAAAGATGTAATGTAGCGAGTCACAAAGTGATGAACAGAAATGTCTTCAGGTGAAAAAAAATAGTATGTCTATTTACATTATAATGGACAcagttttcttttattcttttgtaCTGACCAGCAAAAGAAACACAGTGGGCAAAGGGTACAGTAtggctgtgctgtgtttgtacaTTAAGTTTTCATTCAATCTCTTCATATATGTCTCAATATGTCACTCGTGGCTAAATGAAACCCTATCTTGAAAAGTTTACAAATTGCGTTGTTATGTGCTGTTCCAATATCACACAATTAACGCTGTGTGACCTTTTGTCAACATATGTATTTAAAACGTAAAACTTAAATGAAGCATTTTATTAGTATTTCAGAAGCACTCACCAAACGGGACTTCTGCagcattcttgaaatgtatttttgtttacgactgtaagtcgccctggataagggcatctgctaagaagtaaataataaaaataataataataataataataataataataataataataataataataataaaagtacactGTATTTCATTAtcaatattctgcaattttgtgTAATAAATACAGGCTATTGGGGTACATAATAAAAACAAGCAGTGTATGTGATTGGGAAAGGCTGTGCACTGATGAGAATACATCACCCTTTTCTGTTGCTTTTCTCTCCCTGTAGACACTAACAGCAGTGTATCTGCTGAGTGCAGTAGTTGGTGTAGAAGCGTGGTATAGGCCTTTGCCCTTTGGTTATTTCTTTACGGATATTTTAATAGCCATGGTTATAGGTAAGTCTCCCCACTTGTGTAAACTTGTGTCTTGTTTAATCATCTTGTCTTTTCCAGTGTTTTGGTCATGTCCTCGCtaccttcattttatttttgtttttttgtgttacaaTTCAGATTACCTTCCCTTTAAGATATTGTCTGTCTCGTTAAATTATATGTAGTTACAGTATCTCGCCACCAGATGGCATTTAAACATAgagtcaattgcaacaaactaaacGGAGCGTACTAACTGgagatgatcccgtggttagtacggaggacggtactaaactagtacgcaagttaataccaattgcaacaaactaagcAGCTCCTGATAGTCCCCAGCTGCATATTAAAAATGTTCTCAATTGCAATGAACCCAAAGTAAGCCCTGTTGCTctagagcagtggtgcacaactcaggtcatggagggccggtgtccctcctggtttttgttctaaccataccctaaattagttaattggaccaattaagcttctaataaggtccagTAAAGTACTTTAGaatgcagttggaataaaaacctgcagggacaccgggtctccaggaccgagttgtgcaccactgatctccaaccctggtcctggagagctacagggtcgtcggtttttgtttcaaccgatCTCAGtgacttaattgcaccaattattggcttaattagtcaagatccCACAGGTGTTCCAgttctttagccattgatgatgtaagacacctataaaacctgcaggattggggctctcctggaccagggttggagatccctgccctagagcagtgtttcccaaccctggtcctgggggctcacggtgtctgctggttttcattccaactgagctctcaattatttaactagacccttaattgaactgataatttgcttaattagccctttttaattgttttcagctcttaacagttgcatatttcaagttagctataacattttaagtTCCTGTTTGGTAGCACACTACAATAAAGATCTTAATCCTGAGCTCTGTACTAACGCTGGGCATTAGCTAGTCCCCAACTTTGTCCCCCATCCtttttcgttgcaattggtaccaagttagtatgcagctggggatgatcctgagatcgTACCGTATTAGCGAGTCcgcaacttagtacgcagctctgTACTAAATCTACAGGTTTGCAATTGACCCAGTGTTATTTCAAaggtaaacaatacatttttaaaggggAAGTGATTTTTTTGGCACATCCCTTGTAAATCACCTCCTCAGTATAGAGAGCCACTTTTAGTTTTCACATGAACTGTTGTTTAAGTGTGTATTAGTATACAATAGTTGCTAATACAATCCCTTATTAATTATAGCTACAGAACATTCCTTCAGGAATGTGTCAGGCTACATCATTTTATGTTTATATCATGTTAAATCTtcattaaattttttttaaaaaatcagtagGGTTGGCAGGTAAAAATCAGGCTTCAATGGTTTAACCCTAAAGTCAGAATCCCTGTACATAAGGAGTCATTGTTAAAATAATATTGCTATGCATTTACGTAGATCAGGATACCAGGCGTTTAAACAAGCTAATCATTTCAACTCCCATCGGTTATTATTTAATGGTTTCATAATCTGTAGGCTAAATATAATCACACAAAACTCATCTGGCATGCCAAGTCCCTAACCCTTTTCTTTCCTCTGCTGTAAATATGTTTGACCTTTTAAACATGGTTTTTGGTCTGAGGGACTCCTCATTAATCATCTTTCTTAACTTCCTGTCGAATGGCCCTATATTCAGATTTAAACATTTCTTCAACAGGAAAGGAGTTTAGCCCGTTGAGTTGATGTTTTGGTCTGATGTCTGCAGCAGCTGTGCAGGGCTCATCTGACTTCTGTTAGAGCAGGGAGTTACCCAGAGCTGGCTTATGTAACACAGCCACACATCGGGAGGACATGCCTCATTCTTCTGTAGTTACTGATGTCAAGTCACTTTTATAGCTGTAGTGAAGAAACAATTGAAATGCTTAGCAGTTTAGCTTCTATAGAGAATGAAGCATTCACAGTTACCGGTACCTGCCTAAAATAATAATGGCAACTGATGCGATTTTACACATGTTACTGCCGGACCCTCAGCGAAGCTGTTACCCCTGTAGCATAACATTAATGTACACTTATTCTAGTCcagctaaaaaaaacatgtatctgTTAAAAATGATTTGCAGTAGTAGCAATACAATTGAAGGCTGCGTATCAGCAAGTGTGAAATGTCCCACTATACAGCATCCAACTATTTATTTGACCCCTTGTTTGAAACAATTGCAGAATGCTCAAGAGGTGAGTGATTTACCTAGGGGAGCCTGTTTTTATAGAGGAAGAATGCTTGAGCAGTTAACTGTGTAGGTGTTGAGTGTCAGagcgtgtttttgtttttcaggttgcTGTGCCTTTCTCTCCTTGCCACAGACACTTTACAACATTTATCAGTAAGTATACCTTGAATAATTGAGTGTAATTCCCTGTTTAAGATAAGTGTGACATTCTTAGTTTTTAAATAGATCTAGAACAGAATTATTTACAGGGCAGTATTTACACAATGTTAAGGTCTGTTTTAAGGAATATTGCTGATAAATATCACTTGGGTtcacagtgctttgaaaaaacaAGAATACACCTAAAAAAACATCTCTAAAACGGTCCTTAAAGTTCTGTGACTATATGAATATATTTACTGTTGGTGGTTATCAGTACAGCCTCAGAATCCATTCTGAGAGAACAAAAG
The Acipenser ruthenus chromosome 3, fAciRut3.2 maternal haplotype, whole genome shotgun sequence genome window above contains:
- the LOC117394999 gene encoding ethanolaminephosphotransferase 1-like isoform X2 → MQHLWNWIVKIVPLWIAPNLLTFTGFLMILLNYFLLSYYDWNFTASAPGGSHAPNWVWGLSGFATFSAYALDSIDGKHARRTQSSSPLGELFDHGLDSWATSLFTLSLFSVFGLAAEREVTAYTLYSILCVILLTFLLSHWEKYNTGVLYLPWGYDISQITLTAVYLLSAVVGVEAWYRPLPFGYFFTDILIAMVIGCCAFLSLPQTLYNIYQARKNETLERNSTYEGLLPLASPALLFTLLTTWVKVSADDILTRHPRLFLWMVGVTFSNVTCRLIICQMTNTRSEVFHWLLLPLAAIVSAVSTGLLVQSELILLVGYTVLVTIAHVHYGLCVGKQLSKHLNIFIFSLEKRHQE
- the LOC117394999 gene encoding ethanolaminephosphotransferase 1-like isoform X1 gives rise to the protein MLNYQYVTPQQLAGFEKYKYSAVDTNPLSVYVMQHLWNWIVKIVPLWIAPNLLTFTGFLMILLNYFLLSYYDWNFTASAPGGSHAPNWVWGLSGFATFSAYALDSIDGKHARRTQSSSPLGELFDHGLDSWATSLFTLSLFSVFGLAAEREVTAYTLYSILCVILLTFLLSHWEKYNTGVLYLPWGYDISQITLTAVYLLSAVVGVEAWYRPLPFGYFFTDILIAMVIGCCAFLSLPQTLYNIYQARKNETLERNSTYEGLLPLASPALLFTLLTTWVKVSADDILTRHPRLFLWMVGVTFSNVTCRLIICQMTNTRSEVFHWLLLPLAAIVSAVSTGLLVQSELILLVGYTVLVTIAHVHYGLCVGKQLSKHLNIFIFSLEKRHQE